The genome window GCGTTCGGCCGGCCTGCCCGGCGGCGATCCGGACGCACCCGCCACCAGCAGGAAGCGATTCCCCGACGGATCCCAGTACCGGGTCGAGATCCCGAGCGTGGAGGGTCCCGACGTGCTGGAGGCGGTGCTGGCCGAGGCCGCGGCGCGGCGGGTGGTGGTCCACCGCGTCTCGCAGGGCAGCGGCGGCATGCTGCTCACCGACGGCGAACTGCGCGCGATGGCGGTGACGGCCGTCGACGCCGCCGTGGAGCTGAGCCTGTTCGCCCGCCCGGTGGCGGCGTGGGACACCTCGGCGCTGTCGACGGCCCCGGGCGGCGGGCCGGTCGCCGCGCAGGCGCGCGGGACAGAGCAACTGGTGCACGCGCTGGAGGACGTGCGGCGCACCGCCGAGGCCGGCATCCGCAGCGTGCTGATCACCGATCTCGGGGTGCTCTCGGTCGCATCGAGGATGCGCGAGGCCGGTGAGCTGCCCGCCGGCATGCGGTTCAAGATCAGCGTCCAGATGGGACTGGCGAACCCGGCATCCATCCGCATCGCCGAGGACCTCGGCGCCGACTCCTACAACGTGCCGACCGACTTCACCCTCCCGCAGCTCGCGGCCGTCCGCGCCGCGACCGACCTGCCGCTGGACGTCTACGTCGAGGCGCCCGACGACATGGGCGGCTTCGTGCGGCACTACGAGATCGCCGAGATCGTGCGCGTCGCGGCGCCGGTGTACGTCAAGTTCGGACTCCGCAACGCGCCGAACATCTACCCGAGCGGCCTGCACCTGACGCCCACCGCGGTCGCGCTGGGGCGGGAGCGGGTACGCCGGGCACGCATCGGCCTGGACCTGTTGCACCGGTACGCACCGGACGCCGTGGCCTCGACGTTGCCCGCCGAAGGTCTGGCCGTCCCGGTGCGCTGAGGTTTCTTCTTCACGGCAGTGCCAGGTGTTGATCGGCACGAGGTGGGGCCGCCGCGACGTTCTCAGCCACGCCGAACCGAACGTCATCGAGGATGAGAAGGTACGACACCGCCACGATGAAGGGGGCGATGCGTTGACGCACTCGAGCACGACTCGCCTTCGCGTCGCCGCCTACGTCATCCGACGCACCGGAACCGGCCCTCAGCTCCTCGTCTTCGACCAGGTCGGCGTCCCCGCGGCCGGTACCCAGATACCCGCTGGTGGCGTCGAACCGGGTGAAGCCCTGTCCGACGCGGTGGTCCGCGAGATCGCCGAGGAGACCGGCCTGACCGACGTCACCCTCGTCGCTGAACTCGGCGCGGAAGACAAGCCCCATCCCGAAACCGGGCAGCCCCGTCATACCACCTACTTCCACGTGCACGTGCCGTCCTGCGGCCGGAGCAGCTGGATTCACCGCGTCCGTGCGGCCGGCCAGGACAACGGCCTGCGGTTCGCCTGCCGGTTCACGGCCCTGCCGCTGTCGGCGCACCTGGCCGACCACCAGGACGTCTTCCTCGACCGCATCGCCCCCGCATGGGCCACGACCACACACCGCAGCCGGTGACGAAGCCCGCTCGACAAGCACAACCGCGATGGAAACGGTTCACCGAGCCGCTCGTGGCGCACCTTCGTCCACTGTGGTCGCGCGGTCGATCATGACCGCCGCCACCGTCGCGTTGGTGGACTCGTCGATGAGCACTCCGCCACCGGTGAACCGGTTGTGGGCGTACGGATCGCAGTGCACCGGCTCGTCGAGCCGGAGGCCGGCGCCTCCGATGTCGTTGAGCGCCAGCTCGTCGGCGGGTTCGCGGCGCAACGTCGTGACGTCCAGGCGGTGGTGCAGGTCGGTGACGGTCGCCCGGACGGTCTTGGTCGTGTGCTTCAGCAGCAGCCGCGAGCCGGGCTTCATGGCCCGTCCGGCCGACATCCAGCAGACCGTCGCGTCCAGGCGGTCCGACGCCACGGGCGGGGATTCGACGGCGCAGAGCAGGTCGCCCCGGTGCACCTCGACGTCGTCGGCGAGGCGCACGGTCACCGACAGCGGCGCGGCCGCATGCCGAACCGGGCCGTCGGGCGAATCGAGCGCCGCGATCCGCGTGCGCGTCCCGGACGGAAGGTGCAACATCTCCTGGCCCTCCATCGCCACCCCGGCGGCCAGTTGCCCGGCGCAGCCGGTGTAGCCGCCGACCGCTCGGATCACGTACTGCACGGGCAGCCGCAACGGACCGTCGTCGGCTGTCCTCGTGGCCACGGTTTCAAGGTGTTCCAGCAGCGTGGGCCCCTCGTACCAGGGCATGGCGGGCGAGGGGTCCACGACGTTGTCCCCGTGCAACGCCGCGATCGGGATCGCGGTGACCGCGCCGAGTCCGATGCGCTCGGCCCGGTCGCCGAAGTCCTCGGCGATCCGCTCGAACACCGACCGGTCGTAGCCGGCCAGGTCCATCTTGTTCACCGCCAGCACCACGTGGCGCACCCGCAGGAGACCGGCCAGCACCGCGTGCCGGTGGCTCTGCTCGGTCAGCCCGTGGCGGGCGTCGGCGAGCACGATCGCCAGGTCCGCCGTGGACGCTCCGGTCACCATGTTGCGGGTGTACTGCGCGTGTCCCGGCGTGTCGGCGATGATGAACGCGCGCCGCGCTGTCTCGAAGTAGCGATGCGCCACGTCGATCGTGATGCCCTGCTCCCGCTCGGCGCGCAGCCCGTCGGTGAGCATCGCCAGGTCGAGGTGCTCGTCGCCGCGTTCCAGGCTCGCCTGCCGCACCGCGTCGAGCTGGTCGGCCAGCAGCGAGCGCGAGTCGTGCAGCAGCCTGCCGATCAGCGTGCTCTTGCCGTCGTCGACGGCCCCGGCCGTGGCGAAGCGCAGCAGCCCGGAGGCCGGCAGCGAGGTCGCGGTGGTCGTGCTCATCAGAAGTAGCCCTCCCGCTTGCGGTCCTCCATGGCCGCGGCGCCCGCGCGGTCGTCGGCGCGGGTCTGGCCGCGCTCGGTCACCGGGGTCGCGGCGATCTCGGCGATGACCTCGGCGACGGTGCCCGCCCGCGACGGCACCGCCCCGGTGCAGGTCATGTCCCCGACAGTGCGGAAGCGCACCGAACGCTCCACCAGCGCCTCCTCGGGTGACCGGTCGACGAACCGGCTGTCGGCCAGCAGCATCCCGTCGCGTTCGAAGACCTTGCGCATGTGGGCGAAGTACAGCGACGGCAGCTCGATCCCGTCGCGCTCGACGTAGGCCCACACGTCGCGTTCGGTCCAGTTCGACAGCGGAAACGCCCGGACGTGTTCGCCCGGACGCACCCGCCCGTTGTAGAGGTTCCACAGCTCCGGGCGCTGGTTGCGCGGGTCCCACTGCCCGAAGGCGTCGCGGAAGGACAGCACCCGTTCCTTGGCCCGCGCCCGTTCCTCGTCGCGGCGGGCACCGCCGAACAACGCGTCGAAGCCGTGCTCGGCGATCGTGTCGAGCAGGGTGACCGTCTGCGCTCGGTTGCGGCTCGGCCACCGCCCGGCGGGTTCGGCGACCCGGCCCGCGTCGATCGAGTCCTGCACCGAGCCGACCACCAGCCGCACCCCGAGCTCGCCGACCCGCCGGTCGCGGAACTCGATCACCTCGTCGAAGTTGTGCCCGGTGTCGACGTGCAGCACCGGGAACGGGATCGGCGCGGGCCGGAACGCCTTCTCTGCCAGCCGGAGCAGCACCGCGGAGTCCTTGCCCCCGGAGAACAGCAGCGCCGGGCGGTCGAGCTCCGCGGCGACCTCCCGCAGGACGTGCACCGCCTCGGCCTCCAGCACCGCCAGCCTGTCCGCTTCCGGCATCACGCCTCCCCCGCCCGCTCCAGCCTCGACAGTTCGGCCAGCAGCCGCTCCGCCAGCGCGGGACGGCACACCACCAGGTCCGGCAGCCACGGGTCGGGCCGGTTGTAGACCAGCTCCGAGCCGTCCAGCCTCGAGGTGTGCATCCCGGCGGCCCTGGCCACCGCGACCGGTGCGGCGCTGTCCCACTCGTACTGGCCGCCCGCGTGGACGTAGGCGTCGACATCGCCGAGCACGACCGCGGCGATCTTCGCCCCGGCCGACCCCAGCGGCACCGTCACCGCGCCGAGGGCCTCGGCCAGCGCCTCGACGAACACGGGCGGGCGGGTCCGGCTCACCGCGATGCGGGGCCGCTCGCCGCCGGAGTCGAAATGCCGCGGCGGGTCGGCGGTGCTCAGCACCACGTCCCGGGCGGGCAGGGCCACCGCCCCGGCGACCAGCCCGGGGCCCTGCGCCAGCGCGACGTGCACCGCCCAGTCCTGCCGGTCCCCTTCGCCGAACTCCCTGGTGCCGTCGAGGGGATCGACGATCCAGGTGCGGCCGTCCGGCCGCCGCGGCGGGCCTGCGGTGCCGTGCTCGGAAAGGACCGTGTCGGCGGGGCGCTGCTCGGTCAGCTCCGCCAGGAGCAGTTCGTGGGCTCCCCGGTCCCCCTCCTCGCCCAGCGCCTTCGGGTCGGCCGGGTCGCCGCGCCCGCGCAGGTCGACGAGGTGGCGGCCCGCCGCCTCGGCCAGCCGCGCCGCCAGCACGTGGTCGTTGTCGGTCAACTTCGTCCTCCTTCGTCTCCCACCCGCGCCGGGGTGGGTTGGCCGGCCCGCAGCACCGCGGCCGCGGCACCGGCGGCGGCCACGGCGGGCACCACCGCGACGGCCACCGGCACCCCGAGCAGCACGAGTCCGGTCAGGATCAGCATCGTGCCCAGCGCCACCCTGATCGGGACGTCCGGCGTCCGGGCCGAGAGCACCGCGCCGGCCAGCACCCCCGGCACCGACCCTGCCAGCAGCGAGGCGACCAGGCCCGGGTCGACGTCGCCGACCAGCAGGTGCCCGCCCGCCGCGACCAGCACCAGCGGCACGGCCTGCACCAGGTCGGTGCCGACCAGCCGGGCGGAGGTCAGGCGCCGCTGGAGCAGCAGCAGGCAGACGATCACGATCGAGCCGGAGCCGACCGAGGTCGTGCCCACGACCAGTCCGGCCACCGCGCCGAGCGCGACGGTGGCCACCGGCCGGGCGCGCGGGTGCTCCCAGGGGTGCGGCGGACGCATCCGGTCCAGGTACATGCGGACGAACAGCGTCCCGGCCGCGACCACGACGGCCGCGCCCGCCACGATCCTGAGCACGTCCTGGGTCCGCTCGCCCAGCGTTCCGGCCAGCACCGAGCCGATCGCCGCGCACGGCAGCGAGCCGAGGCAGAGCAGTCCCACCAGTCGCAGGTCCACCGTCCGCCTGCGCAGGTGCACCGCGGCGCCGATGGGCTTGGTGACGGCACTGGCGACCAGGTCGGTGGACACCGCCGCCAGCGGAGGGACGCCGAACACCAGCGTCAGCAGTGGCATCGCCAGCGCGCCGCCGCCCATCCCGGTCAGGCCCACGAGCACCCCGGTGAGCAGGCCGGTGGCCGTCACGCCTAGGTCCACGGTCGCACCCAGCCCCGCTGCCGCAGCAGCGCGAGCACCTGCCCGACGCAGTCCCGCACCGGCAGGCGCGAGGTGTCGAGCACCAGGTCGGCGTCCTCCGGCGACTCGTACGGCGCGGAGACCCCGGTGAACTCGGGGAGGTCCCCGCTGCGCGCCCGCGCGTAGAGGCCCTTGCGGTCGCGCCGCTCGCACTCCGTCAGCGGTGTCGCGACATGCACCAGCAGGAACTCCCCGACCTCTCCGACGCGGGCACGCACCTCGGCCCGGTCGGCGTCGTAGGGCGCGATGGGCGCGCAGATGGCCACGCCGCCGTGCCGGGTGACCTCGGCCGCCACCCACCCGATGCGGCGCACGTTGCGGCTGCGGTCCTCGGCGGAGAACCCGAGCCCCGCGCACAGCGACCGGCGCACCACGTCGCCGTCGAGCAGCGTGACCTCGCGGGCGTCGCATCGGGTGAGCTCGTCGCGCAGCTCCCTGGCCAGCGTCGACTTGCCCGCCCCGGACAGCCCGGTGAAGAAGACGGTGAAGCCGCGCCGGTGCAGCGGCGGGGACAACCGGGACCATTCGCGCGCGACCGGCTCGGAGGCGAACCAGCCCGGCAACTCGTCCCCGGCCGCCAGCCGCTCGCTCAGCTCGTCCTCGCCGAGCCCGGGACGCCGCCGGGCCGCGGGCACGTCCGCGGCCGGGCGCCAGCGGTCCGCTTCGTCCCGGGCCATCTCCGGCGGTTCCACCACCCGGATGGGCGCGTGTTCCACAACGTCCTCGCTCAGCAGGTGCGTCGCGCCGTAGGCGGCGGCGACGTGGGCAGCCAGCAGTTCGTCCCGCTTACCGTCGCCGTGGGAACGCAACGGGACCGGCACGACCGTGGTGCCTTCGGGCAGTTCGGCCATCGCCGCGAAGGTGGCCCGCACCAGCGCCTGCGGTCTCGGGCCGGTGAGCCGCGGCAGGAGCAGGACCGTCGCACCGAGCTCCCCGCACACGTGCCGGATCTGCGCCAGGCGCCTGCGGTCCAGCGGGTGCCGCGGCACCAGCCCCAGCACCGGCCCCGGGGGCAGGCCCGCGCGGACGACCGGGGCCGGTGGCCGCAGCGTGCGCAGCGTCCGGCCCCTTTCGGCGCTCGCCGCCCGCACCGGACCCGCCAGGTAGGCCGCCCTTTCGTCCCACCACGGCGACACGTTGTCGACGACGGCGACCGGAGCGCCCTCTTCGTCGCGCAGCTCGACCCGTTCGTGGCGCGCGAGGTCGTCGGGGACTTCCAGCACGATCGGCACCGGCCACCGGGTGCCGTCGGGCAGCTCGCCCGCAGTGCGCACCGACTCCGCCGCTCCGGCATCCAGAAACCCGCGCAGGCAAGGGAAAGCGCCATCGAGCAGAAGCTCCACATCGGACAGTTCGGCGGGATCGGGCACCCACACCGGACAGTCGGACTCCGTCGCGTTCGCGCTCACGTGCACCTCTGGTCGGCCGTTGCTCTGCGATAGGACCAGACCACCCTGTCCGACGGATCCGGCGCCGGAGAACCCCGCTGACCACTTCTCGCCAACCGGCGCGGCACCGCGCCCCGCGCGCCATCGCGGCAGTGGAACGGAAACGTGAAATCCGGCAATCCCGCTTCGAGTCCACTATGGATCACCGTTATGCGGCATTGACGATCGGTGAACCGGGCGACAAGGTGTGAACACCTCGTCGTGAGACCCGCGAAGGAGCCGAGAATGGCAGCGCACGTCCTCCCCCACGACCGCGTCGGAAACGGCGACCATGCGGTGCTGGTCGTGCACGGCTGGTTCGGTGACCGGACCAGCTTCGCCCCGGTGCGGGCCCACCTCAACCGGTCGGCGCACTCCTACGTCTTCGTCGACCTGCGCGGCTACGGCGAAGCCGTCGACGTCGCGGGCGAGAACACCGTCGGCGAGGCCGCGGACGACCTGCTGGCCACGGCGGACTCGCTGGGGCTGGAGCGGTTCTCGCTCGTCGGGCACTCGATGGGCGGCATGATCGCCCAGCACGTCCTGCTGAAGGCCCCCGATCGGGTGCGCAGGCTGGTCGGCATCTCGCCGGTTCCCGCCTCCGGCGTTCCGTTCGACGAGCAGACCTGGGAGCTGTTCGCCGGTGCGGCCGAGCGCCCGCAGAACCGCAGGGCGATCATCGACAGCACCTCCGGCAACCGGCTTCCGGACACCTGGCTGGACGCGATGACCCGCCGCTCGGTCGAGCACACCGACACCCGCGCGTTCCGGCGGATCCTGGACTCCTGGTCGGGAACCGACATCCACCAGGAGGTCGAGGGCAACCCGACACCGGTCCTGGTGTGCGCCGGAGCGCACGACAAGTCGCTGACGCCCGAGGTGATGAAGGCGACCTGGCTGCAGTGGTACCCCAACGCCGAGCTGGAGGTCTACGCCGACGCGGGCCACTACGCGCCCGACGAGGTGCCGCTGGCCCTGGTCGCCCGCATCGAGGCGTTCCTGGCGTCGTGACCGCGACCGAGGTCCCCGACGTCTTCGACCCGCGCCGGTACGCCTCGGGCATCCCGCACGCCGACTTCGCCTGGTTGCGCGCGAACGCGCCGGTGAGCTGGCAACCCGAGCACGCGATCGGCGACTGGCCCGCGGGACCGGGGTTCTGGGCGGTGACCGGATACGACGACGTGGTCCGGGTGCTGCGTTCGCCCGGCGAGTTCTCGTCGTGGCTCGGTGCCACCCAGATCCGCGACCCCGCGCCCGCGGACCTGCCGTTCATCCGGCGGATGATGCTCAACCTCGACCCGCCCGAACACGGCAAGCTGCGCCGCATCGTCAGCCGGGCGTTCACACCCCGCCGCGTCGACCGGTTCCGGGCGGAGGTGGCGGCAAGGGCACGGCGGCTGGTCGACGCGGTGGCAGAGCGCGGGGAGTGCGACGTGCCGCCGGATCTCACCGACGACTTCCCGCTGCTGAACCTCGCCGACCTGATGGGCGTGCCGGAGGCGGACCGGCGGATGCTGCTGGAGTGGACCAACCGGATCATCGGATACCAGGACCCGGAGCATTCCGAGGTGGTCCGCGACGCCGACGGGCGCCCGCTGAACCCGCGCTCGCCCGCGATGCTCGCCGACATGTTCGGCTACGCCCGGGAACTCGCCGCGCACAAGCGCCGCCACCCCGCCGACGACCTGATGACCGCGCTGGCCACCGCCGAGGTCGACGGCAGGCGCCTGTCCGGAACCGAGCTCGAGATGTTCTTCTTCCTGCTGTCGGTCGCGGGCAACGACACCGTTCGCAGCGCCCTGCCCGGCGGCCTGCGCGCGTTCGCCGAACACCCCGGCCAGCACCGGCTGCTGCTGGAATCACCGGAGCTGCTCGAACGGGCCATCGAGGAGACGCTGCGCTACCACCCGCCGGTGCTCAGCTTCCGCCGGACCGCCACCACCGGCGTCGAGCTGGCCGGGCAGGCGATCCCGGCGGGCGCCAAGGTCGTGGTGTTCCACTGCTCGGCGAACTTCGACCCGGCGCGCTTCGACGACCCGCTGCGCTTCGACATCCGCCGCGACCCGAACGAACAGCTCTCGTTCGGCACCGGACCGCACGTGTGCCTCGGCGCCCACTTCGCACGGCTGCAACTGCGGGCGTTCTACTCCGAGGCCCTGTGGCGGTTGCGCGACCTGCACGTGACCGGGCCGGTGCGGCACCTGGTGTCGAACTTCATCAACGGCATCAAGCATCTGCCGGTGGGTTTCACCGCGGTCCGCCCGCGCTGATCGGCACCGCCGCCCGCGGCGGGCACCCCTATCCTCGACGGATGGCATCCGACTTGCCGCGGGCGGCGACGGGGGCCGCGGTGGCGTTGCGCTCACCGGAGGGGCGCTGGATCATCGTGGCGACGATCCTGGGCTCGGGCGTGGCCTTCCTCGACGGTTCGGTGGTCAACGTCGCGCTGCCGGCCATCGGCCGCGACGTCGGCGGCGACCTCTCCGTCCTGCAGTGGGTGCTCGACGCCTACCTGCTCACGCTCAGCGCGCTGCTGCTGCTCGGCGGCGCGCTCGGCGACCGCTACGGGCGCAGGCTGGTGTTCAACATCGGACTGGTGGTCTTCACGCTGGCCTCGCTGGCCTGCGGGCTCGCCCCGACCGGCGGCGCGCTGATCGCCGCCCGCCTGGTGCAGGGAATCGGCGGGGCGCTGCTGATCCCCGGCAGCCTGGCGCTGATCAACGCCTCGATCCGCCAGGAGGACCGCGGCCGGGCGGTGGGCACGTGGGCCGGGCTGACCGGTGTCTCCTCGGCGATCGGCCCGTTCGTCGGGGGCTGGCTGGTGGACGCGGTGTCCTGGCGCTGGGTGTTCTACATCAACGTCCCGCTGGCGGCCCTGGCGCTGCTGGTGACCACGCGCCGGGTGCCGGAGAGCCGCAACCCCGGGATGTCGGGCAGGCCGGACCTCGGCGGCGCGGCGGCGGTGACGGCGGGCCTGGCGGGCACCATCTACGCGCTCATCGAGGTCCCGGTACGCGGCTGGGACGGCGTCACCGCGGCCGCGGCGGTCGTCGGAGTGGCTTGCCTCATAACCTTCCCGGTGATCGAGTCCCGCATGGCGGAGCCCCTGATGCCGCTGTCGCTGTTCCGCTCGCGGCAGTTCGCCGGGGCGAACCTGGTCACCTTCACCGTCTACTCGGCGCTCAGCGGTGCGCTGTTCCTGCTGTCGCTCCAGCTCCAGCAGACGCTGGACTACGACGCGCTGCAGGCCGGTATCGCGACCCTGCCGATCACCATCATCATGCTGCTGCTCTCCAGCCGGATGGGTGCGCTGGCGCAGCGCACCGGACCCCGGCTGCCGATGACCGCGGGTCCGCTCGTGTGCGCGGCGGGGCTGGCCCTGATGACGCTGGCGGTGCCGGGAAGCACCTATCTCGGCGGCGTGCTGCCCGGCGTCGGTGTGTTCGGGCTCGGGCTGGCGATCACGGTCGCGCCCCTGACCTCGGCGGTCCTCGGCGCGGTCGACGAACACCACGGCGGTACCGCGTCCGGCGTGAACAACGCGGTGTCCCGGGTCGCGGGCCTGCTCGCGATCGCGGTGCTGCCCCTGGTGGCCGGGCTCACGCACACCGGCGCGGGCGCTCCGCTGGGCGCGGGCTTCGGACGGGCCATGCTGATCTCGGCTGCCCTGTGCGCGCTGGGCGGTGTCCTGGCCTGGTTGACGATCGACCGCGCACGGCGCGTCGAGAACATGCCGGTGCCGGGGCTGAACCACGCGTGCCAGGACCCGTGCACCTGCGCCTACCGCTCCGGCGAGCGGCGCGGGAGCGGTCCCGCGGTCAGCTGATCCGTACCCCCGTCGTCGCCCACCGCCTCACGCGGCCTGCTCGACTTCGTCCATGCGCCGGATCCTGCTCATCCACATCTCGAGCTCGACGAGCTGGCCGTCCAGGATCTCGCTGCCGTACATGTCCGGGCCCGCGCTCAGCACCATCAGCTCCTCCCAGCGGTGGCGCATCTGCTCGGCGAGCTCACGCAGCGTACTCGGTCCCATGCGGCTGCCCCTCTCGTTCGGTCACCCAGGCGAGAGTACGAAGCTGGGACATGTGTTCGGTAAGGCCTAAAGTCACGAGTCCGGTCACTCGGAGATCACCTTCCCCGCACGGCGGGGCTGTGGTCTGATCGAGAAGGTGGGGACGTCCCCCCCCGCTCGACCCGAGGAGGGCGCGGAATGCGAAGAGGCCGGCGGGGGCACCCGTGCGACCCCGACACATCGCGGATCGGCTTGTGGCGCTGCGACGAGTGCGGCCAGCAGTGGGAGATCCACGGCGTGGAGGGCGACGTGCGGGTGCGCAGGGTGAGCAGGGTCGCGCAGTTCTTCATGTGGCTGCTCGGCTGACCGCCCCACCCGGCTGGTGGCGCCCGCGCCCGGACGCGCCGCGGGTGTCTCACGCCCGGCGCCGCGGCATCGAACGTAGCCGCTGCCGTCGCGGCGGACAAGATCGCGGGCCTGCTCCGTCCCGGCATTGCTGCATTCGCGCGCATGTCGGGCGCCGAGCTTGACACCGTTCCGGAAAGCCGATCACGATTCTTTCGTCTCACGCCCGAATTCCGCGCCACCGCAAAGGGAAAACGGCACGGATGCTTGAGGTGGGAGACGCGATGAGCCAGGCCCGCGAGCGGCTGAACGTCGGAATCCTCGGAACCGGGACCATTTTCGGCGCGTACGCGCGGGGACTCTCGCTGTTCCCGCACCTGCCGGTCGTGCGCGTCGCCGACCTCGACCTGGACCGCGCGCGCGACGCCGCGCGGCAGTGGCGCATCCCCGCGTGGGGCACCGGTGAGGAACTGCTCGCCGACGACGAGGTCGACATCGTCGTCAACATCACCCCGCCGTCCGCGCACGCCCGGCTCACCGACGCCGCGTTGCGTGCGGGCAAGCACGTCTACGTCGAGAAGCCGCTCGCGGCGACCATGCGCGAAGCGCTGGACAACCTCGCGACCGCCAAGGAGACCGGGCGCGTGCTCGGCTCGGCACCGGACACCTTCCTCGGCACCGCCGGGCAGACCGCGCGAGCCGCCATCGACGCGGGCCTGATCGGCCGGCCGTTCGCGGGCACCTCGTTCGCCCGGTCGTCGAAGGCCGAGACGTGGCACGCCGACCCGTCGTTCCTGTTCCAGGCAGGTGGCGGTCCGGTGCTGGACTGGGGTCCCTACCACGTCGCCGCGCTGGTCAACCTGCTCGGCCCGGTCGGCCAAGTCGCCGGAGCCACGCTCACCGCCGAAGGCGAGATCGCCGTGACCGCTCCCCGGCGCCGCGTGGAGCGCATCAGCGTCGAGGTCCCCACCCACGCCACCGGCGTGCTGCGGTTCGAGTCCGGCGCGCTGGTGACGACGATGTACAGCTTCGACGTCTGGGACACCGAGCTGCCGCACCTGGAGATCTACGGCACCGAGGGCACCCTGCAACTGCCCGACCCCAACACTTTCGACCAGCCGGTACGCATCAGGCGCCGCACCGACGACGACTGGTCGCAGCTACCCCCGGTGATCGGCCGCACCACCCCCGAGCCGCCCAAGCCGTTCCGCGCGCTGGGCGTGGCCGACCTGGCCGCGCACCTCGAAGGCGACGACCACCGCACCAGCGGCGAGTTCGCCTACCACGTGTGCGAGGTCCTGGACGCGCTGCAGGCCATCACCCTGGACCAGGGACCCGTGGACATCGCCGGCCGGGTCGAGCGTCCGGCACCCGCGCTCGGTGCCCGCCACCTCACCTGATCCTGGCGCCGACCGCTTTCCGGAAGCGGACGGCGCCCACCGGCGGCGCGCGGCGATCACCCTGCGCCACCGGGAAATCCGTTAATGTGATCGGTCGCGCAGCCCACGGAAGGAGTGCACTATGGCCAGGTTCCGGTGGTTCACCCACTCCGTGCCGGACGGCCTCCCCGTGCGCCAGGTCTACGGGTTCCTGTTCGCCTCGGACGGGCGCGTGCTGATCCG of Saccharopolyspora erythraea contains these proteins:
- a CDS encoding cytochrome P450; the encoded protein is MTATEVPDVFDPRRYASGIPHADFAWLRANAPVSWQPEHAIGDWPAGPGFWAVTGYDDVVRVLRSPGEFSSWLGATQIRDPAPADLPFIRRMMLNLDPPEHGKLRRIVSRAFTPRRVDRFRAEVAARARRLVDAVAERGECDVPPDLTDDFPLLNLADLMGVPEADRRMLLEWTNRIIGYQDPEHSEVVRDADGRPLNPRSPAMLADMFGYARELAAHKRRHPADDLMTALATAEVDGRRLSGTELEMFFFLLSVAGNDTVRSALPGGLRAFAEHPGQHRLLLESPELLERAIEETLRYHPPVLSFRRTATTGVELAGQAIPAGAKVVVFHCSANFDPARFDDPLRFDIRRDPNEQLSFGTGPHVCLGAHFARLQLRAFYSEALWRLRDLHVTGPVRHLVSNFINGIKHLPVGFTAVRPR
- a CDS encoding MFS transporter, with translation MASDLPRAATGAAVALRSPEGRWIIVATILGSGVAFLDGSVVNVALPAIGRDVGGDLSVLQWVLDAYLLTLSALLLLGGALGDRYGRRLVFNIGLVVFTLASLACGLAPTGGALIAARLVQGIGGALLIPGSLALINASIRQEDRGRAVGTWAGLTGVSSAIGPFVGGWLVDAVSWRWVFYINVPLAALALLVTTRRVPESRNPGMSGRPDLGGAAAVTAGLAGTIYALIEVPVRGWDGVTAAAAVVGVACLITFPVIESRMAEPLMPLSLFRSRQFAGANLVTFTVYSALSGALFLLSLQLQQTLDYDALQAGIATLPITIIMLLLSSRMGALAQRTGPRLPMTAGPLVCAAGLALMTLAVPGSTYLGGVLPGVGVFGLGLAITVAPLTSAVLGAVDEHHGGTASGVNNAVSRVAGLLAIAVLPLVAGLTHTGAGAPLGAGFGRAMLISAALCALGGVLAWLTIDRARRVENMPVPGLNHACQDPCTCAYRSGERRGSGPAVS
- a CDS encoding Gfo/Idh/MocA family protein, with translation MLEVGDAMSQARERLNVGILGTGTIFGAYARGLSLFPHLPVVRVADLDLDRARDAARQWRIPAWGTGEELLADDEVDIVVNITPPSAHARLTDAALRAGKHVYVEKPLAATMREALDNLATAKETGRVLGSAPDTFLGTAGQTARAAIDAGLIGRPFAGTSFARSSKAETWHADPSFLFQAGGGPVLDWGPYHVAALVNLLGPVGQVAGATLTAEGEIAVTAPRRRVERISVEVPTHATGVLRFESGALVTTMYSFDVWDTELPHLEIYGTEGTLQLPDPNTFDQPVRIRRRTDDDWSQLPPVIGRTTPEPPKPFRALGVADLAAHLEGDDHRTSGEFAYHVCEVLDALQAITLDQGPVDIAGRVERPAPALGARHLT